One Aegilops tauschii subsp. strangulata cultivar AL8/78 chromosome 7, Aet v6.0, whole genome shotgun sequence genomic window carries:
- the LOC109774296 gene encoding OVARIAN TUMOR DOMAIN-containing deubiquitinating enzyme 1 yields the protein MGDAPPPPPAPLVEGGGSDGAGPDPNSHRLSPETVSVELSMGGDYYHACCGDPDPDHKPEGPQVPYIGNKEPLSALAAEFQSGSPILQEKIKLLGEQYDALRRTRGDGNCFYRSFMFSYLEHILETQDRAEVERILKNIEQCKMTLSGLGYIEFTFEDFFSMFIEELQNVLQGHETSIGPEELLERTRDQTTSDYVVMFFRFVTSGEIQRRAEFFEPFISGLTNSTVTQFCKSSVEPMGEESDHVHIIALSDALGVPIRVMYLDRSSCDTGNLSVNHHDFIPAANSSEGDAAMGLNPAEEKPYITLLYRPGHYDILYPK from the exons ATGGGCGACGCGCCCCCACCGCCCCCCGCGCCGCTCGTCGAGGGGGGAGGAAGCGATGGGGCGGGGCCTGACCCTAACTCGCACCGGTTGAGCCCCGAGACCGTGTCGGTGGAGCTCTCCATGGGCGGGGACTACTACCACGCCTGCTGCGGCGACCCGGACCCCGACCACAAGCCCGAGGGACCCCAGGTGCCGTACATCGGTAACAAG GAACCTCTCTCCGCCTTAGCAGCAGAGTTCCAGTCTGGCAGCCCCATTTTACAGGAGAAAATAAAG TTGCTTGGTGAACAATATGATGCTTTAAGGCGAACACGAGGAGATGGAAACTGCTTTTATCGAAGCTTTATGTTCTCCTACCTG GAACATATCCTAGAGACACAAGATAGAGCTGAGGTTGAGCGCATCCTAAAAAACATTGAACAGTGCAAGATGACACTTTCAGGTCTTGGATACATTGAATTCACTTTTGAAGACTTCTTCTCT ATGTTCATTGAGGAGCTGCAAAATGTTCTGCAGGGACACGAAACTTCTATTGG GCCTGAAGAACTTCTAGAAAGAACCAGGGATCAGACGACTTCTGATTATG TTGTCATGTTCTTTAGGTTTGTTACCTCTGGTGAAATTCAAAGGAGGGCTGAGTTCTTTGAACCATTTATTTCTGGCTTGACAAATTCGACCGTGACTCAG TTTTGCAAGTCTTCTGTGGAGCCAATGGGCGAGGAAAGCGACCATGTGCACATTATTGCTCTGTCAGATGCGTTAGGGGTGCCAATCCGTGTGATGTACCTAGACCGAAGCTCCTGTGACACAGGCAATCTAAGTGTGAACCACCATGATTTCATTCCTGCAGCCAATTCCTCTGAAGGTGATGCTGCAATGGGATTAAATCCGGCTGAGGAGAAACCTTACATTACTCTGCTCTACCGGCCTGGTCACTATGATATTCTCTACCCAAAGTGA